A portion of the Gossypium arboreum isolate Shixiya-1 chromosome 8, ASM2569848v2, whole genome shotgun sequence genome contains these proteins:
- the LOC108470071 gene encoding probable CoA ligase CCL9, with product METVTLTGLLHKAAAEFPARRALSVSGKFDLTHAQLQHIIDHAASLLIASGIHPGDVVALTFPNTVELVIMFLAVIRCRATAAPLNSAYTAEEFEFYLSDSESKLLLIPAEGIKPAEAAASKLNIPLVSAALQDENSKITLSSNPESNIDSVNQLVNDPADVSLFLHTSGTTSRPKGVPLTQFNLGTSVLNIKSVYELTESDSTVIVLPLFHVHGLLAGLLSSLVSGAAVTLPAAGRFSASTFWTDMIKYNATWYTAVPTIHQIILDRHESKPEPEYPELRFIRSCSASLAPSILERLEAAFGAPVLEAYAMTEASHLMASNPLPNNGPHKAGSVGKPVGQEMAILNEQGEIQPPNANGEVCIRGLNVTKGYKNNPEANKSAFQFGWFHTGDVGFFDSDGYLHLVGRIKELINRGGEKISPIEVDAVLLAHPDVAQAVAFGVPDEKYGEEINCAVIPREGVSLDEAEITKYCKRNLASFKVPKKVFITDSVPKTATGKIQRRIVAEHFLAQMSAAKVPKFGA from the exons aTGGAAACTGTAACTTTGACAGGATTACTTCACAAGGCTGCGGCCGAGTTCCCTGCCAGGCGAGCTTTATCAGTTTCCGGCAAATTCGATTTGACGCATGCTCAATTACAACATATCATCGATCATGCTGCTTCTCTCCTCATCGCCTCCGGCATCCATCCCGGCGATGTCGTCGCTCTTACTTTCCCAAACACTGTGGAg CTTGTTATTATGTTCTTGGCTGTAATTCGTTGCCGTGCAACCGCCGCGCCTTTAAACTCAGCTTATACTGCCGAGGAGTTTGAGTTTTACCTTTCTGATTCAGAATCCAAGCTGTTATTAATCCCAGCCGAAGGCATCAAGCCGGCTGAAGCCGCCGCTTCCAAATTGAACATCCCTCTCGTATCCGCCGCTCTCCAGGATGAAAATTCCAAAATTACTCTCTCCTCCAACCCCGAGTCAAATATTGACTCAGTCAACCAACTCGTTAACGACCCTGCTGACGTCTCTCTTTTCCTTCACACTTCCGGTACCACCAGTCGTCCCAAGGGTGTTCCTTTGACTCAGTTCAATTTGGGGACTTCAGTTTTGAACATTAAATCGGTTTACGAACTCACTGAGTCGGACTCGACGGTCATTGTGCTCCCGTTATTTCACGTGCATGGCTTGTTAGCTGGCTTACTGAGTTCCCTCGTTTCCGGAGCTGCCGTCACTCTCCCGGCCGCCGGCAGATTTTCTGCATCGACATTTTGGACGGACATGATTAAATACAATGCCACATGGTACACTGCTGTCCCCACGATACACCAGATCATATTGGACCGCCATGAGAGCAAGCCCGAACCAGAGTACCCCGAGCTAAGGTTCATTAGAAGCTGCAGTGCATCATTGGCACCGAGTATATTAGAACGGCTAGAGGCGGCATTTGGCGCACCAGTGCTCGAGGCTTACGCCATGACAGAGGCGTCTCACCTCATGGCATCGAACCCGTTACCAAACAATGGCCCGCATAAGGCTGGGTCGGTTGGGAAACCGGTTGGTCAAGAAATGGCGATTTTGAATGAACAAGGGGAGATTCAGCCGCCTAATGCTAATGGGGAGGTTTGTATTAGGGGATTGAATGTAACAAAGGGATATAAGAACAACCCAGAGGCTAATAAATCGGCTTTTCAATTTGGTTGGTTCCACACTGGGGATGTCGGGTTTTTTGACTCCGATGGATACTTGCATCTTGTTGGTCGGATCAAGGAGCTCATCAATCGTGGAG GTGAAAAAATATCACCAATTGAGGTAGACGCAGTGTTATTGGCTCACCCAGATGTAGCACAGGCAGTTGCCTTCGGTGTTCCCGATGAGAAATATGGCGAGGAG ATAAATTGTGCGGTGATTCCAAGGGAAGGAGTAAGCTTGGATGAAGCAGAAATCACGAAATATTGCAAAAGGAATCTTGCGAGTTTCAAAGTACCCAAGAAAGTTTTCATCACGGATTCCGTGCCGAAAACAGCTACTGGAAAAATCCAGAGGAGGATAGTAGCAGAGCATTTCTTGGCTCAAATGTCTGCCGCTAAAGTACCCAAATTTGGAGCTTAA
- the LOC108467630 gene encoding probable copper-transporting ATPase HMA5, translating into MATKLLALACIRKESYGDLSPRPHYPSMPKYPKGVTAQETSLQGSEAKAMFSVMGMTCSACAGSVEKAVKRLPGIKEAVVDVLNNKAQVMFYPSFVNEESIREAIEDAGFQAALIQDETDDKSVQVCRIRINGMTCTSCSPTLENALQAVPGVQKVQVALATEEAQIHHDPKIITYNQLMEKIEETGFGAVLVSTGEDMSKINLRIDGVRTVNSMRMLENSLQALPGVQAVQTSPELKKIAVSYKPDMTGPRNFIKVIDSTGSSRRFKATIYPEGEGAGRESHRKEEIKQYFRSFLWSLIFTTPVFLTSMIFMYIPGIKHGLDTKVVNMLTIGEVIRWVLSTPVQFIIGRRFYTGSYKALRHGSANMDVLIALGTNAAYFYSVYTVIRAASSPDFEGTDFFETSAMLISFILLGKYLEVLAKGKTSEAIAKLMNLAPETAILLSLDEEGNVISEEEIDSRLIQKNDIIKIIPGAKVASDGFVLWGQSHINESMITGEARPVAKRKGDTVIGGTVNENGVLHIKATKVGSESALAQIVRLVESAQMAKAPVQKFADRISKYFVPLVIMLSFSTWLAWFLAGKLHGYPESWIPSSMDSFELALQFGISVMVIACPCALGLATPTAVMVGTGVGASLGVLIKGGQALEGAHKVNCIVFDKTGTLTVGKPVVVNTRLLKNVVLHEFYELVAATEANSEHPLAKAIIEYAKKFREDEENPAWPEARDFVSKTGHGVKAIVRNKEVIVGNKSLMLENNIVIPVDAQDMLTETESMAQTGILVSIDSEVTGVLAISDPVKPGAQEVISILKSMNVRSIMVTGDNWGTASSIASQIGIETVVAEAKPEQKAEKVKELQAEGYAVAMVGDGINDSPALVAADVGMAIGAGTDIAIEAADIVLMKSNLEDVITAIHLSRKTFSRIRLNYIWALGYNILGIPIAAGALFPSTGFRLPPWIAGAAMAASSVSVVCCSLLLKNYERPKKLENLEIGGIQIE; encoded by the exons ATGGCGACGAAGTTGTTAGCTTTGGCATGCATAAGGAAGGAGAGTTATGGGGATTTGTCACCAAGGCCTCATTATCCATCGATGCCCAAATACCCGAAAGGGGTTACGGCACAAGAAACGAGCTTGCAGGGATCAGAGGCGAAAGCTATGTTTTCAGTGATGGGGATGACATGTTCAGCCTGCGCTGGCTCCGTCGAGAAGGCTGTTAAGAGGCTTCCGGGAATTAAGGAAGCTGTtgttgatgttttgaacaacaaggCGCAAGTTATGTTCTACCCAAGTTTTGTTAAc GAAGAGAGCATCCGTGAGGCCATTGAAGATGCTGGATTTCAAGCTGCATTGATTCAAGACGAGACCGACGATAAATCCGTTCAAGTCTGCCGGATTCGGATCAACGGAATGACATGCACTTCTTGTTCCCCCACTCTTGAAAATGCTTTGCAGGCAGTTCCCGGTGTGCAAAAGGTCCAAGTGGCTTTAGCAACCGAAGAAGCACAGATTCATCATGATCCCAAAATCATAACCTACAATCAACTCATGGAGAAAATAGAAGAGACCGGATTCGGAGCCGTACTTGTTAGTACTGGAGAAGACATGAGCAAGATTAATCTCCGTATCGACGGTGTAAGGACGGTTAACTCGATGAGAATGCTTGAAAATTCCCTTCAAGCACTCCCTGGTGTTCAAGCTGTACAAACATCCCCTGAACTCAAAAAAATTGCAGTCTCATACAAACCAGATATGACAGGACCAAGAAACTTCATCAAAGTAATAGATTCAACAGGTAGTAGCAGGCGTTTTAAGGCCACGATATATCCCGAAGGCGAAGGTGCTGGAAGGGAATCTCATAGAAAGGAAGAAATTAAGCAGTACTTCAGATCCTTTCTATGGAGCTTGATTTTCACTACTCCTGTATTTTTAACCTCCATGATTTTCATGTATATCCCTGGAATTAAACATGGATTGGACACCAAAGTAGTGAATATGTTAACTATAGGTGAAGTCATAAGATGGGTGCTATCAACTCCGGTTCAGTTCATAATAGGGAGACGGTTTTACACCGGTTCTTATAAAGCATTACGCCATGGGTCTGCAAATATGGATGTTTTAATCGCATTGGGGACTAATGCAGCTTACTTTTATTCTGTATACACTGTGATAAGAGCTGCTTCTTCTCCAGATTTTGAAGGtactgatttttttgaaacaagTGCAATGCTTATCTCATTCATTTTACTTGGTAAGTATCTTGAGGTTCTAGCTAAAGGAAAAACTTCAGAAGCCATTGCTAAGCTTATGAACCTTGCACCTGAGACAGCAATATTGTTGAGTTTAGATGAAGAAGGGAATGTGATAAGTGAAGAAGAAATCGATAGTCGATTGATACAAAAGAATGATATTATCAAAATCATACCTGGAGCAAAAGTAGCTTCAGATGGGTTTGTTTTGTGGGGACAAAGTCATATAAATGAAAGCATGATAACCGGAGAAGCACGACCGGTGGCAAAAAGGAAAGGCGATACGGTTATCGGAGGTACGGTTAATGAGAATGGAGTATTGCATATTAAAGCAACAAAGGTTGGTTCAGAAAGTGCACTTGCACAGATTGTTCGTCTTGTTGAATCTGCTCAAATGGCCAAAGCTCCTGTACAGAAGTTTGCCGATCGTATTTCCAAATATTTCGTGCCTCTG GTGATCATGCTTTCATTTTCAACGTGGCTTGCATGGTTTTTAGCTGGAAAGCTCCATGGTTACCCTGAATCATGGATACCATCTTCAATGGACAGTTTCGAGCTGGCACTTCAGTTTGGAATCTCAGTGATGGTCATAGCTTGTCCATGTGCCTTGGGGCTTGCAACCCCTACTGCTGTTATGGTCGGTACCGGTGTCGGTGCATCTCTAGGTGTATTAATCAAAGGTGGTCAAGCATTGGAAGGTGCACATAAGGTAAATTGCATTGTATTCGACAAGACAGGAACTCTCACGGTCGGAAAGCCGGTCGTTGTTAACACAAGACTGTTGAAAAACGTGGTGTTACATGAATTCTACGAGCTTGTTGCTGCAACTGAGGCAAACAGTGAGCATCCCTTAGCCAAAGCCATTATCGAGTATGCCAAGAAGTTCAGAGAAGATGAAGAGAACCCTGCATGGCCAGAAGCACGTGACTTCGTCTCTAAAACAGGACATGGAGTGAAAGCCATTGTTAGGAACAAGGAGGTAATTGTGGGAAACAAGAGCTTAATGTTGGAAAACAATATTGTTATTCCAGTTGATGCTCAAGACATGTTAACCGAAACCGAATCGATGGCTCAAACCGGTATTTTAGTATCGATAGACAGTGAAGTAACGGGAGTTCTCGCCATATCCGATCCAGTGAAACCAGGTGCACAAGAAGTTATTTCCATCCTCAAGTCAATGAATGTAAGAAGCATCATGGTGACTGGTGATAATTGGGGAACTGCAAGTTCCATTGCTAGTCAAATTGGCATTGAAACTGTTGTTGCAGAAGCTAAACCTGAACAAAAAGCAGAGAAAGTAAAAGAGTTACAAGCGGAAGGTTATGCTGTGGCAATGGTAGGGGATGGCATCAATGATTCGCCGGCACTTGTAGCCGCCGATGTCGGTATGGCAATCGGTGCAGGAACAGATATTGCAATAGAAGCAGCTGATATAGTTCTGATGAAGAGTAATTTAGAGGATGTGATCACAGCCATACACCTTTCCAGGAAAACATTTTCTCGTATTCGCCTCAACTATATTTGGGCATTGGGGTATAATATACTTGGGATTCCAATAGCTGCAGGGGCTCTATTTCCATCAACTGGATTTCGTTTACCTCCATGGATTGCTGGAGCTGCCATGGCTGCTTCCTCTGTTAGTGTTGTTTGCTGCTCACTCTTGTTAAAGAATTACGAGAGACCCAAGAAGCTAGAAAACCTTGAGATTGGTGGAATACAGATTGAATAA